From Micromonospora auratinigra:
GGGGCTGCCCGTCGGCCTGTCGCTGCCGGCGTTCGCCGTCGCCGGTCTCGTCTGGGCGCCGTACCGGTCCACCTCCATGGCGCTGTTCCAACGTCGTGCCGACGCCGGAAGGCTGACTGCGGCGCTGGCCGCGCAGAGCGCGATCACCGTGCTGGCCGTACCGCTGGGCACCATGCTCGGCGGCCCGCTGACCAGCGCACTCGGTGCCCGGCGGACCCTGCTGGCCTGCGCGCTGGCGACCGTCGTGCTGGGCCTCGTCGCCACCGTGGCGACGGTCCTGCGTCGCCGAACGGCCGCGCCAGCCGCCGGAGACGGTTGCGGGGTGGGAAAAGCGGAGGCGCGGGTCGGGGGCAGCGGCTAGCTTGAGCCCCCTCGACAGCTTCTGGAGGTGCTTGGGTGCCCGTGTCAGTCACGTCGATCCGTAGCGGTTTCGTGATCATCCCTACTCCTGACGTGAGGAACCCCAGAAGTGGATCTGCCCCGTAACTTCGTCATCCGCGAGCGCGACCACCGCATCCACAACCCCTTCACCGCCGAGAAGTTCGCCATCCTCGGGCGGGCCGTCCGGCTCCGGCCGGGCACGTCGGTGCTCGACCTGGCCTGCGGCAGCGGCGAGATGCTCTGCACCTGGAGCCGGGACCACGGCGTCACCGGCACCGGCGTCGACATCAGCACCTTCTTCGTCGACCAGGCCCGGGCCCGCGCGGCCGAACTCGGCGTCGCCGAACGGCTGGCCTTCGTGCACGGCGACGCCGCCGGCCACGTCGCGCCGGAGCCGGTCGACGTGGCGTCCTGCATCGGCGCCACCTGGATCGGCGACGGCGTCGACGGCACCCTGGCCCTGCTGGAACGCAGCCTGCGCCCCGGCGGCCTGCTGCTCGTCGGCGAGCCGTTCTGGCGGGTGGACCCGCCCGACCAGGCGACCGTCGAGGGCTGCCACGCCTCCGCCAAGGAGGACTACGACGACCTGCCCGCCCTGGTCTCCCGCTTCGGGCGGCTGGGGTGGGACCTGGTCGAGATGGTGCTGGCCGACGAGGACAGCTGGGACCGGTACGTCGCCGCCCAGTGGTTCACCGTGCGGGCCTGGCTGGACGAGAACCCGGACGACGACCTGGCCGGCGAGTTCCGGGCCGAGCTGGACCGGGCACCGCTGGACTACGTGCGCCACCTGCGGCCGTACCTGGGCTGGGGGGTGTTCGCGCTGAAGCGGCGCTGACCGGATCGCGGAGGGTCCCGCCCGACGGGGCCCTCCGCGGTGCCCCCGGCCGCGCCGGCGCTCCGGATACCCTGTGGCGATCCCGACCCCGCCGGTCCCCCGGGAGGCCTCCGTGCGACCCGTCGTCGCGGCCGCCGCGCTGATCCTGATGCTGGCGGCCTGCACTCCCGGCAATCCGGCTCCCGCCACCAGCAGCGCTGCCGCGACCGCCGAACCGACCACCCCGGTCAGGTACGAGGCGCTCCTGTTCCTCGGGCCGGCGCAGCCGCAGGGCCCGTGGCGGGTGTACGTCACCTCGGGTCACGACGGCGTCGTACGGCAGGGGGGCGACCTTCCCCGGTACCTGGCGTTGTCCTACCCGCGGGACACCTCGGTCTTCGTGACCGGGCGCACCGGGCCGTGCCGCGGGCGCTCCTGCGGTCCCCCGACCGGCGACTACGACGCGTGCCGGGAGTTGGCGGCCACGTTGGGCCGCACCGCCCGCCACCCCGCACACGGCACCCGCTGCTGCAACTGCGGCCCCCGGTACCGGCCGACGCTGGCGGAACTGCTCCGCCCGCCGTTGCTCACCTGCTCCATCGAGATCAACGGAAGCACGGTCGTGCAGCACACCGGGGTCGCCCCCGAGTGCCGTTACCGCGTGCCCGGCAGGCCCGAACCCGCTCCCGGTGAGACGACCGGCGGCCCGGAATGACGTGCCCCCTGCCGCTGTCGACGGGATCGAGGGCTCAGTCTCCGTCGCCCACGTCCTCCTGCCGCTCGTCCCCGGTGTCGAAGAACGCCGTCAGGTACGCGTCGGGCGGGAGGTCGCTGTCCCGCATCAGCGAGTAGACCTCCGCGCGTCGTGCACCGCCCCGTCCCGCCGCCCGGTGCGGCCCCGCCCGATCATGCCCACCGGCATCCCGGTCAGCGACCGGATTCCAGGGTCGGGTCGAGCGCGAAGGCCGCGAACACCCGCGGATCCTGGAACACCACGTTGTGCGCGATGCCCCGCCCGGTCACGGTCAGCACCTGGAGCGTGTGCAGGCGCAGCGGACCGGCACCGTCCGGGCAGTAGGCCGCCAGCGCGGGTTGACCGTTCGCGCCGGTCGGCACCATCCGCCAGCCCGTACCGCGCAGCGCGAACACCCGGGCGATGAACCGGCCGTAGTCGGCCCGGCCGGCGTACCAGAGCGGGACCGGCGGCATCTCCAGCACCGCGTCCTCGGTGAGCAGGGTGACGAGGGTGTCCACGTCGGCCGCCTCGAACGCGCGGACGTAGCGCTCCACGGTCGCCCGGACCGTCCGGTCGTCGGGCCCGCGCAGCCCGTCCGGCGGCGGTACCGCCCCGGCGAGCGCGGCCCGCGCCCGCCGGAGGGTGCTGTTGACCGCCGCCGCCGACGTGCCGAGCTGCGCGGCGACCTCCGCCGCGCTGAACCGGAGCACGTCGCGCAGCAGCAGCACGGCCCGTTGCCCGGGCGTCAGCAGCTGCATCGCCGCGACCAGGGCCAGCCGTACGCCGTCCCGCTCGGCCGCCCGCACCAACGGATCCGTCTCGGCACCGGCCAGGTACCGCGCGGGCAGCGGCTGCAACCACGGCACCGCGAGATCGGGTACGAGCGGGGCGTACGGGTCGTCGCTCGGCGCACCGAGGCCGGCGGGCAGCGGTCGACGGGCCCGCCCCTCCAGCGCGGTGAGACACGCGTTGGTGGCGATCCGGTAGAGCCAGGTACGCAGCGAGGCCCGTTGTTCGTCGTAACGGTCGCGGGCCTTCCAGGCACGCAGCAGCGTCTCCTGGGTCACGTCCTCGGCCTCGTCCACCGCGCCCAGCATCCGGTAGCAGTGCACCACCAGCTCCCGTCGGAACGGGGCGACCGCTGTCTCGAAGTCCGCACCGATCGCCACGCCCGCTCCACCGCCCCGCCCTGTGCCACGAATTCCGCCGACCGCGACGACTTCACCGCCGACCGCCGGTAGGTACTGCCGACCCCACCCGCACGGGCCGGCCGGCCCGGGAAGGACAGCAGATGAACCGCGTGATCGTCATCCAGTTCAGCACACTCGACGGCGTCGTCGAGGACCCCGACGGATCGGCCGGTACGCCGGACGGCGGCTGGGCGTTCCGGCACGGCCCCGAGGCGGTGGCCGGGGACAAGTTCCGGCTCGGCACCCGGCTCGACACGGGCGGGCTGCTCCTCGGTCGGCGTACCTGGCAGCTCTTCGCCCGGCTGTGGCCCGGCCGCTCCGACGAGTTCTCGGCGAAGATGAACGCCGCGCCGAAGTGGGTGGCCTCGCGCACCCTGACCGACGTCGACGCCTGGCCGCACTCCGCGCTCCTGCGGGGTGAGCTGACGGCGGAGGTACGGCGGCTACGGCGCGAGCGGGACGTCATCGTCATCGGCAGCACCGCCATCGTGCACACGCTGATCGGGCACGATGTGGTCGACGAGTACCGCCTGCTGGTCTTCCCGACGGTGCTCGGCGGCGGTCGGCGACTGTTCCCGGACGGGGTCGGGGTCGGCGATCTCCGGCTGGCCTCGGTCGAGCGGAGCGGCGCCGCCGCGCTGCTGTGCCACGAGCGGGTCGGGCGGCAGGCCGGCGACGGCTAGCCGACCGCTTGTCCCGCACCGGGCGG
This genomic window contains:
- a CDS encoding SAM-dependent methyltransferase, giving the protein MDLPRNFVIRERDHRIHNPFTAEKFAILGRAVRLRPGTSVLDLACGSGEMLCTWSRDHGVTGTGVDISTFFVDQARARAAELGVAERLAFVHGDAAGHVAPEPVDVASCIGATWIGDGVDGTLALLERSLRPGGLLLVGEPFWRVDPPDQATVEGCHASAKEDYDDLPALVSRFGRLGWDLVEMVLADEDSWDRYVAAQWFTVRAWLDENPDDDLAGEFRAELDRAPLDYVRHLRPYLGWGVFALKRR
- a CDS encoding sigma-70 family RNA polymerase sigma factor; translation: MAIGADFETAVAPFRRELVVHCYRMLGAVDEAEDVTQETLLRAWKARDRYDEQRASLRTWLYRIATNACLTALEGRARRPLPAGLGAPSDDPYAPLVPDLAVPWLQPLPARYLAGAETDPLVRAAERDGVRLALVAAMQLLTPGQRAVLLLRDVLRFSAAEVAAQLGTSAAAVNSTLRRARAALAGAVPPPDGLRGPDDRTVRATVERYVRAFEAADVDTLVTLLTEDAVLEMPPVPLWYAGRADYGRFIARVFALRGTGWRMVPTGANGQPALAAYCPDGAGPLRLHTLQVLTVTGRGIAHNVVFQDPRVFAAFALDPTLESGR
- a CDS encoding dihydrofolate reductase family protein; this translates as MNRVIVIQFSTLDGVVEDPDGSAGTPDGGWAFRHGPEAVAGDKFRLGTRLDTGGLLLGRRTWQLFARLWPGRSDEFSAKMNAAPKWVASRTLTDVDAWPHSALLRGELTAEVRRLRRERDVIVIGSTAIVHTLIGHDVVDEYRLLVFPTVLGGGRRLFPDGVGVGDLRLASVERSGAAALLCHERVGRQAGDG